A genomic stretch from Solanum stenotomum isolate F172 chromosome 8, ASM1918654v1, whole genome shotgun sequence includes:
- the LOC125874963 gene encoding protein Asterix → MSSPANDPRQPSTAKPYKPSAVAPQDLPIDYSGFIAVICGVFGAMFRYKICSWLAIIFSAQSLANMRNMENDLKQISMAMMFGIMGLMTNYLGVGPRGNKKT, encoded by the exons ATGTCCTCACCAGCGAACGATCCACGGCAACCGTCGACGGCAAAGCCGTACAAACCTTCGGCGGTCGCTCCACAAGATCTTCCTATAGATTACTCCGGCTTCATAGCCGTCATCTGCGGCGTCTTTGGTGCCATGTTCAGA TACAAGATTTGCTCGTGGCTTGCTATTATATTCAGTGCTCAATCCCTTGCTAACATGAGGAATATGGAAAATGATCTTAAGCAGATCTCAATGGCCATGAT GTTTGGTATTATGGGTCTCATGACAAACTACTTGGGTGTTGGTCCCAGGGGAAACAAGAAAACTTGA
- the LOC125874979 gene encoding uncharacterized protein LOC125874979 isoform X1 codes for MESKVLPITPAPFPASSDEATDWNIQSPAAKSPAPPTTPSTPSSFQDIRRWRPAAQRNLRNQWSKLSSLRTQWLSLSSTARSHATYVVNSYLSQRMTSLGVWCRYMDAMELGVLTEMPDIRKKACRKLFKQQETNRSKLLSSYKDMVAVVTQMVNVSKSMRCYLKGTSGTPLTEFSCLPGNQNDTGDCDGIPVFTFWSIFDFETLAKELVQMFVSETNLKRLLVMEICSSGSENFSQVDGLKWSDHFYVGEFDDLRICDSNSNKVLKQLVPKEESYNSQSTTMQSSSQLERNVLQVYLTTWLAEVNVDRFRIGELLAMVGEEMHVTIS; via the exons ATGGAGTCCAAAGTCCTCCCAATTACTCCGGCGCCGTTTCCGGCTTCCTCCGATGAAGCCACGGACTGGAATATTCAAAGTCCGGCTGCAAAATCGCCGGCGCCACCAACAACGCCATCGACGCCGTCATCCTTTCAAGATATACGGCGATGGAGACCGGCGGCGCAGCGAAACCTGAGAAACCAGTGGTCGAAGTTGTCTTCTCTTCGAACGCAATGGCTTTCTTTATCCTCCACTGCTCGATCACACGCCACTTATGTTGTAAATTCTTATCTCTCCCAAAG AATGACATCCCTTGGAGTTTGGTGCAGGTATATGGATGCAATGGAGTTAGGTGTATTGACAGAGATGCCTGATATACGTAAAAAAGCATGTAGGAAATTGTTCAAGCAGCAG GAGACTAATAGGAGTAAGCTCTTGTCATCTTACAAAGATATG GTGGCCGTTGTAACTCAGATGGTCAATGTTTCTAAATCTATGAGGTGTTATCTCAAAGGAACAAGTGGCACCCCACTTACTGAGTTTTCTTGCTTACCTGGAAATCAGAATGACACTGGTGATTGTGATGGGATTCCTGTTTTCACCTTTTGGTCAATCTTTGATTTCG AGACACTGGCCAAGGAGCTGGTCCAGATGTTTGTGTCAGAAACAAATCTAAAG CGGTTGCTAGTGATGGAAATATGCTCTAGTGGTTCCGAGAATTTTTCACAAGTTGACGGGCTGAAATGGAGTGATCATTTCTATGTCGGAGAGTTTGATGATCTACGCATATGTGATTCAAACTCAAACAAGGTTCTTAAGCAACTCGTGCCCAAAGAAGAGAGCTACAATTCTCAGTCTACCACCATGCAATCAAGTAGTCAACTAGAGAGGAACGTTCTCCAG GTTTACTTAACAACCTGGCTCGCAGAAGTCAATGTCGATAGATTCAG GATAGGTGAATTACTTGCTATGGTAGGTGAGGAGATGCATGTTACCATATCATGA
- the LOC125874979 gene encoding uncharacterized protein LOC125874979 isoform X2 produces the protein MESKVLPITPAPFPASSDEATDWNIQSPAAKSPAPPTTPSTPSSFQDIRRWRPAAQRNLRNQWSKLSSLRTQWLSLSSTARSHATYVVNSYLSQRYMDAMELGVLTEMPDIRKKACRKLFKQQETNRSKLLSSYKDMVAVVTQMVNVSKSMRCYLKGTSGTPLTEFSCLPGNQNDTGDCDGIPVFTFWSIFDFETLAKELVQMFVSETNLKRLLVMEICSSGSENFSQVDGLKWSDHFYVGEFDDLRICDSNSNKVLKQLVPKEESYNSQSTTMQSSSQLERNVLQVYLTTWLAEVNVDRFRIGELLAMVGEEMHVTIS, from the exons ATGGAGTCCAAAGTCCTCCCAATTACTCCGGCGCCGTTTCCGGCTTCCTCCGATGAAGCCACGGACTGGAATATTCAAAGTCCGGCTGCAAAATCGCCGGCGCCACCAACAACGCCATCGACGCCGTCATCCTTTCAAGATATACGGCGATGGAGACCGGCGGCGCAGCGAAACCTGAGAAACCAGTGGTCGAAGTTGTCTTCTCTTCGAACGCAATGGCTTTCTTTATCCTCCACTGCTCGATCACACGCCACTTATGTTGTAAATTCTTATCTCTCCCAAAG GTATATGGATGCAATGGAGTTAGGTGTATTGACAGAGATGCCTGATATACGTAAAAAAGCATGTAGGAAATTGTTCAAGCAGCAG GAGACTAATAGGAGTAAGCTCTTGTCATCTTACAAAGATATG GTGGCCGTTGTAACTCAGATGGTCAATGTTTCTAAATCTATGAGGTGTTATCTCAAAGGAACAAGTGGCACCCCACTTACTGAGTTTTCTTGCTTACCTGGAAATCAGAATGACACTGGTGATTGTGATGGGATTCCTGTTTTCACCTTTTGGTCAATCTTTGATTTCG AGACACTGGCCAAGGAGCTGGTCCAGATGTTTGTGTCAGAAACAAATCTAAAG CGGTTGCTAGTGATGGAAATATGCTCTAGTGGTTCCGAGAATTTTTCACAAGTTGACGGGCTGAAATGGAGTGATCATTTCTATGTCGGAGAGTTTGATGATCTACGCATATGTGATTCAAACTCAAACAAGGTTCTTAAGCAACTCGTGCCCAAAGAAGAGAGCTACAATTCTCAGTCTACCACCATGCAATCAAGTAGTCAACTAGAGAGGAACGTTCTCCAG GTTTACTTAACAACCTGGCTCGCAGAAGTCAATGTCGATAGATTCAG GATAGGTGAATTACTTGCTATGGTAGGTGAGGAGATGCATGTTACCATATCATGA